One stretch of Priestia megaterium DNA includes these proteins:
- a CDS encoding MDR family MFS transporter, protein MPKSLWFLIIGMLVNVTGASFLWPLNTIYINEHLGKSLSVAGVVLMLNSAASVVGNLLGGTLFDKIGGYKSILSGIIITLIALVGLVFFHGWPTYVVLLVVVGFGSGIVFPSMYAMAGSVWPQGGRKAFNAMYVAQNAGVAIGAAVGGIVASYSFTYIFLANTILYVIFLLIAIFSYRHISVTVGQTNVLNEAGSIGHKTKLTALLILCTGYVLCWVAYVQWQTTIATHTRELNIPLSSYSLLWTINGILIVVGQPLIVPIIQKVAKTLKVQVLIGTVIFVASFIIVVNATTFPQFLTAMVVLTIGEMFVWPAIPAVASQLAPSGKEGFYQGVVNSMATAGKMIGPLFGGVIFDAFNMSTLCYLLIALLLFSMCTTWIYDYKLKEKRQRSLTISK, encoded by the coding sequence ATGCCCAAATCACTTTGGTTTTTGATTATTGGTATGCTTGTAAACGTAACGGGAGCTTCATTTTTATGGCCTCTCAATACAATTTATATAAATGAACATTTAGGAAAGTCGTTATCCGTCGCAGGAGTGGTTCTTATGCTGAATTCTGCTGCAAGCGTAGTAGGAAATTTGCTTGGAGGAACGCTTTTTGACAAAATCGGAGGATATAAATCCATTTTATCAGGAATTATTATTACTCTTATTGCATTAGTGGGACTCGTGTTTTTCCATGGTTGGCCTACATACGTTGTTCTCTTGGTTGTTGTAGGGTTTGGATCTGGTATTGTGTTTCCATCTATGTATGCAATGGCAGGGTCCGTTTGGCCACAAGGCGGAAGAAAAGCATTTAATGCGATGTACGTTGCTCAAAATGCAGGAGTAGCTATTGGCGCCGCGGTAGGGGGCATTGTAGCGTCTTATTCATTTACGTATATTTTCTTAGCTAATACAATTTTATACGTTATTTTTCTGCTTATTGCTATTTTTTCATATCGCCATATTTCGGTTACAGTTGGGCAAACGAATGTCCTTAATGAAGCTGGGAGCATTGGGCATAAAACGAAACTGACTGCTCTTCTTATTTTATGTACGGGGTATGTCTTATGCTGGGTGGCGTATGTTCAGTGGCAAACAACGATTGCTACGCATACGCGTGAGCTGAATATACCTCTTTCTAGCTACAGTTTGCTTTGGACGATTAACGGGATTTTAATTGTAGTCGGTCAGCCTTTGATTGTACCCATCATTCAAAAAGTAGCAAAAACATTAAAAGTACAGGTCCTAATTGGAACGGTTATTTTTGTGGCTTCTTTTATTATCGTGGTGAATGCTACAACATTTCCGCAGTTCTTAACAGCAATGGTTGTGTTAACAATTGGAGAAATGTTCGTTTGGCCAGCCATTCCGGCTGTTGCAAGTCAGTTAGCTCCATCCGGAAAAGAAGGGTTTTATCAAGGCGTAGTTAACAGTATGGCTACTGCAGGTAAAATGATTGGCCCTCTTTTTGGAGGCGTTATTTTCGATGCATTTAATATGTCTACCCTGTGTTATTTATTAATTGCACTATTGTTATTTAGCATGTGTACAACATGGATATACGATTATAAATTAAAAGAAAAACGTCAGCGTTCACTAACCATCTCTAAATAA
- a CDS encoding YtzC family protein, with product MTTRQAVDQLMQQCEDAIRFGQGQLQEGMKQEHYNDTEYTKAQEKLENAYKEIEEFSHSANAQQREQLYRMRLQVQQLQNKLITTQH from the coding sequence ATGACAACTCGTCAAGCAGTGGATCAACTTATGCAACAGTGTGAAGATGCTATTCGCTTTGGACAAGGTCAGTTACAGGAAGGCATGAAGCAAGAACATTATAATGACACTGAATATACAAAAGCACAGGAAAAATTAGAAAATGCTTATAAAGAAATTGAAGAGTTTTCTCACAGTGCAAATGCACAGCAAAGAGAGCAGCTATATCGCATGCGCCTGCAAGTTCAGCAGCTGCAAAATAAATTGATCACAACTCAGCATTAA
- a CDS encoding TIGR01212 family radical SAM protein (This family includes YhcC from E. coli K-12, an uncharacterized radical SAM protein.) gives MNQTNPFPYKSENKRYHTWNYHLRNHFGHKVFKVALDGGFDCPNRDGTVAHGGCTFCSAAGSGDFAGNRADDLVTQFNEIREKMHHKWKDGKYVAYFQAFTNTHAPVEELREKYEAVLKLPGVVGLSIATRPDCLPDDVVEYLAELNERTYLWVELGLQTVHERTSLLINRAHDHQCYVDGVAKLRKRGIRVCSHIINGLPLETPDMMMETVREVAKLDVQGIKIHLLHLLKGTPMVKQYEKGLVEFLSFEEYVKLVCDQLEVIPPEMIVHRITGDGPIDLMVGPMWSVNKWSVLNAIDQELQRRQSYQGKYYEKELMER, from the coding sequence TTGAATCAGACAAACCCATTTCCGTATAAATCTGAAAACAAACGTTATCATACCTGGAATTACCACTTACGTAACCACTTTGGCCATAAGGTATTTAAAGTAGCCTTAGATGGAGGATTTGATTGTCCAAACAGAGACGGCACGGTAGCTCACGGCGGCTGTACGTTTTGCAGTGCTGCCGGTTCAGGGGATTTTGCCGGAAACAGAGCGGATGACCTTGTGACACAATTTAATGAAATCCGTGAAAAAATGCATCATAAATGGAAAGATGGAAAATACGTTGCTTACTTTCAAGCATTTACTAATACTCATGCTCCTGTCGAGGAGCTTCGTGAAAAATATGAAGCCGTCTTAAAGCTTCCCGGAGTTGTTGGGCTTTCTATCGCCACGCGCCCTGACTGTCTCCCCGACGATGTGGTGGAATACTTGGCTGAATTAAATGAACGAACTTATCTATGGGTAGAACTTGGACTGCAAACTGTTCATGAACGAACTTCACTGCTTATCAACCGGGCACACGATCATCAATGCTATGTAGATGGTGTAGCAAAGCTTCGAAAACGCGGTATTCGCGTTTGTTCTCACATCATTAATGGTTTGCCTTTAGAAACACCTGATATGATGATGGAAACGGTACGGGAAGTAGCAAAATTAGACGTTCAAGGAATTAAGATTCATCTGCTTCATTTACTAAAAGGAACTCCTATGGTCAAACAGTATGAAAAGGGCCTTGTTGAATTTCTTTCATTTGAAGAATACGTAAAGCTTGTATGCGATCAGCTCGAAGTAATCCCTCCTGAAATGATTGTTCATCGTATTACAGGCGATGGACCGATAGACCTCATGGTTGGACCGATGTGGAGCGTAAATAAGTGGAGCGTATTAAATGCCATTGATCAAGAGCTCCAACGCCGTCAAAGCTATCAAGGAAAATATTATGAAAAAGAGTTGATGGAAAGATGA
- a CDS encoding class I SAM-dependent methyltransferase — protein MKIERILPFARTLLTNAVAEGDVAIDATAGNGHDTLFLANLVGDTGHVYGFDIQPQAIQATQQRLTEHHVENRVTLIQESHSNINMLPRSIKGRVTGAVFNLGYLPGGDKNIVTTSETTISAIEQLLDLLAPEGVIVLVIYHGHEQGKQERDDLLTYVQNLDQKDVHVLQYRFMNQQNNPPFIIAIEKR, from the coding sequence ATGAAAATAGAACGTATCCTGCCTTTTGCCCGCACATTGCTCACTAATGCTGTGGCCGAAGGAGATGTCGCGATTGATGCCACAGCAGGAAATGGACATGATACATTGTTCTTAGCTAACTTAGTCGGAGATACAGGTCATGTATATGGATTTGATATTCAACCTCAAGCCATTCAAGCAACTCAGCAGCGATTGACAGAACACCATGTAGAAAACAGAGTAACACTTATCCAAGAAAGCCACAGCAATATAAACATGCTTCCTCGTTCTATTAAAGGACGAGTCACGGGCGCTGTCTTTAATTTAGGTTATTTACCAGGTGGAGATAAAAACATTGTCACCACTTCTGAAACAACAATCTCTGCAATTGAGCAGTTACTTGATTTGTTAGCACCTGAAGGAGTGATTGTGCTCGTTATTTATCATGGACACGAACAAGGGAAACAAGAAAGAGACGATTTACTAACGTATGTCCAAAATCTTGATCAAAAAGACGTTCACGTTTTACAATATCGTTTCATGAATCAGCAAAACAATCCTCCCTTCATCATTGCTATTGAAAAAAGATAA
- a CDS encoding tetraprenyl-beta-curcumene synthase family protein, which yields MKIPSHPISLMRKIYREVFPVVHHELKHWRERAKEIPNKELRTQALASIDTKTFHCEGGGILSILAKENMIECVKFIVAYQTISDYLDNLCDRSNSLDPKDFAALHESMPDALTPHAPLGDYYRFRTDKDDGGYLAGLVQTCQQSLRKACNYHIVSSHLLELANYYCDLQIHKHVEIKERVPRLENWFDAHRHSVPEMEWYEFSACSGSTLGIFCLVAYSFQEEMTEEMTQKIKAGYFPYIQGLHILLDYLIDQEEDKAGGDLNFCFYYPHYQQMMDRFLHFVVKADEYAKKLPDYHFHCFIYKGLLGVYLSDQKVRAQKHVHVNARRLIKAGGALSYFFYINGRLYRMLKR from the coding sequence ATGAAGATTCCGTCTCATCCTATTTCATTAATGAGAAAAATTTATCGAGAAGTGTTTCCTGTCGTTCATCATGAGCTTAAGCATTGGCGCGAACGGGCAAAAGAGATTCCTAATAAAGAATTGCGTACTCAAGCATTGGCAAGTATCGATACAAAAACTTTTCATTGTGAAGGAGGCGGTATCCTATCGATTTTAGCGAAAGAAAATATGATTGAATGCGTGAAATTTATTGTTGCCTACCAAACAATCAGCGATTACTTAGATAACTTATGTGATCGCAGCAATTCGCTCGACCCTAAAGATTTTGCAGCCTTACATGAATCGATGCCAGATGCGTTGACTCCTCATGCACCCCTTGGGGATTACTATCGTTTTCGAACGGATAAAGACGACGGAGGATACTTAGCCGGACTTGTCCAGACTTGTCAGCAGTCCTTGCGAAAAGCTTGTAATTACCATATAGTCTCTTCACATTTATTAGAACTAGCTAATTATTATTGTGATTTGCAAATACATAAGCATGTTGAAATCAAGGAAAGAGTTCCACGATTAGAGAATTGGTTCGATGCTCACCGGCACAGTGTTCCTGAAATGGAGTGGTATGAATTTTCAGCGTGCTCTGGTTCAACGTTAGGAATTTTTTGTTTGGTCGCTTATAGCTTTCAAGAAGAGATGACAGAAGAAATGACTCAGAAAATAAAAGCAGGATATTTTCCTTATATTCAAGGCTTACATATTTTACTCGATTATTTAATTGACCAAGAAGAAGATAAAGCAGGAGGAGATTTGAACTTTTGTTTTTATTATCCTCATTATCAGCAAATGATGGATCGCTTTTTGCATTTTGTCGTAAAAGCGGACGAATATGCTAAAAAACTGCCGGATTATCACTTTCACTGCTTTATCTATAAAGGACTCTTGGGCGTTTACCTGTCGGATCAAAAAGTGCGGGCACAAAAACATGTTCATGTGAATGCACGTAGGTTAATAAAAGCGGGGGGAGCCCTCAGCTACTTTTTCTACATCAACGGACGCTTGTACCGAATGTTAAAAAGATAA